The genomic interval AGGCGCAGAAACGCCCTCTGCCAGGCAGGAGCGAAGGGCAGAGAATGAGCGCCCGGCTCAGGCGTCTGCGGCGCAGCAGGAAACTGCGGGGGGAAAAGGGCAGGAAACCGCCCGGGCCGCCCAAGCACAGCCGGCCCCGGAGACGCGCCAAAAGAAGCAAGGCTCTTGGGAGACGCGGCAGGGCGGGCAGGGGCGCCCGCAGGCCAGCCAAGCGCAATGGGCACAGGAACCACAGCGCGGCCGGGAGAGAGAGCCCGCCTCCGGGCTGGCCAGCCAGGAAAAGACGCAGGCAATGAGCAGTCAGGAGAAGCAGTCTGCCGCCCCAGAGCCGCTTGGGCACGCACAGACTGCGCAGACAGAGCCGGCATCCGAGCAAAGGCGGCAGTCTGGGCAGGACGAGGCACGAACTGCCTGGGAATTGGCGCCGCAGAAGACGCCTGCCAATTCGGAACCGCAATCACAGGCGCAGTCGGCACTTGAGCAGAGGCGGCACTTGAAGCAGGGGGAGCCTCAAACTGCCCCAGAGCCGATGCCCCGGATGCGGCAGAGCGTGCAGGAGCAGGAAAGCGCCCCTAGTTCGCGGCAGAAACAGCCAACTGCGGCATTTTCGCGGGATAGCCAGCCCGAGTCCATGCCCGAAGCGCCGGGAACGCGTCGGCAGGAGGGCGCTCCAGCCCAGCCCAGGCAGGCATTTTCCGGGCAGGAAGGGGGCGCGGGGCCGGGAAATTCCCACTCCTCTGCATATAGGGGCGGCCGGGACAGCCGCGCTTTTGGGCGCGGGCAGAGCCAGGCTCCCGGTGCGCCGGCAAGAGGGGCGATGAGCCAACAGAGGGGGCAGTGGGAAAACCTGCCGGAATACGTCTCGACGCCGGCGCTGGAGGAGCTCATGCGCGCCGCCCAGCCCCAGTCCTCCATGCGCAGAGGAGGGCAGGCCGGGATGCCGGAGCCGCGCCAGTACCCCAAAGCAGGGCAGGCGCAGGAACTCCGGCAAGGCGGCTCCACTGCGCGGCAAACGACGGCCGGGCAGCGGGAGCGCGCCCCCCAGGATGGGCAGCCAAACCAAGGGCAGAGAACAGCCGCCGCGCCCAGCGCCGGAAATGCGCCGGGGCAAAAGATGCAGAGGCAGCCAGAGCAGGCCGCGCCTAAAACTGCGTCTGCGCCCTTGCCTGCGCAGAAGGCAGAAGGCCAGAGCAATGGCCCGCAGTCTGGGCAGCAAAAAAAACAGGGCGCAAAAAGCGCCCCGGAGTATGCGTGCATCCAGAGAAGTGAAAAGAGCGTCCAGCCTTTTCCCAAAATTTTCCCCACTTCCAAATGGGTGAAGGTGGAATATCCCTCCTTCCCGGGGAGAGGCTACTATCTCTCGGGGGAGATTTTCCAGGGGGAGAAATGCGCGGCCAAGGCGCTGGCCGTGCCCGGGCGGTATGCCCTGAATCCGCCGGCCTGGCTCAAGGGCTTCGAGACGTATCTGGAAGACGCCAGCGCCCAGGGCTATTGGCTGCTCTTTTGCGATATGCAGGGCAAGGCCATCCCCATCTCCCAGGTGTTTAAAGGTTCACAGGGATGACGCTGACGTGCCTGGTCAAAATATCGTGGTAGGAATAGCAGTAGCGGCGGGCGTAGTCCTCAGACTGCACATATACGGTAAATACCTCGCCGTATAGCCCTTCCAGCACGCCGTGCGTATCCAAAATCCGGTTGCGCTCTGCGCGCACATGCAGCCGCACTGTCTGCCCCTGGCAGGGCAGAAGCTTATGGCGAATGGCCTGTAATTGATGGTTCATAATGCCTCCCTTTGGTTTTTCTATAGTTTTCCCAAAAAGAGGAAAAATATTTCAGGCATCAAAAAAAGCTTCCGGCATTGCCCAAAACGGCAATTTGCAGGAAGCTTTTTTCGCTAAATTCATATCCGGGCCATGCGGTGCGCCGCTGCATTTATGCGCCAATTTTGCGTTTATGCATAAAAGTTATCAACATTATCAACAACATATGCACAAAAAAGCATAAAACTGGGGATTTTTTTGTTGATATTTTTGGCAGGTTATCCACAAAGCCCATTTTTATTCATAATTTTGACACAAACAGCCGCGCCGCGCTCCAAGGCAGCGCCGGCAGGGAGGCAGAAATGAAAGTCAGGCAATCTGCTCCAGCATCAACCGGTCTGCGATCAGGGCAATGAACTCGCCGTTGGTGGGCTTGTCGTTCTTGCCGTAGATGTTGTAGCCGAAAATCGTGTTCAGATTCTCGATTTTCCCTCTGGACCATGCAACTTCGATGGAATGGCGGATCGCCCGCTCGACTTTGCTGGGCGTCGTCTCAAAATGCGCGGCGATGGCGGGGTAGAGCTCCTTGGTGATGCTGTTGATCATCTCGGGCGTGCGGATGACGATTTTGATGGCCTCGCGCAGGAACTGATAGCCCTTGATATGCGCAGGAATGCCGATGGTCAGGAAAATGCTGGTGATCTTCTCATCCAGGGATTTGCTCTGGACGACCTTCTTGCTGCCCCGCACTTCCCGCATGTGGAACAAATCCAGCAGGCGCTTATAGACGAGGTCCATGTTGAAGGGCTTGACCATATAATACTTCGCGCCCAGCTCCAGCGCCCGGGAGATGACTTCCTCCGTCCCCAGCGAAGAGAGCACAATGGTTTCAGGCATTTTGCCGTATTGCCCGCTGGCCAGCTTTTCTAACAGCAGGAAACCGTCTGCCTCGGGCATGACGAGGTCTGTAATCAGCGCCGAAGGCTGCTCCTCCTGCAGCAGCTGCAGCGCAACTTCTGCATTCTCCGCGACGCCTACCACCTCGATTTCCGGCTGCGCGCTCATAAACGTTCGCAGGCTCTCCGCCAGCGATTTGCTGTCCTCGACAATAAGCAACCTGATTTTTTCCGCCATCTTTCTTTTTTCCTCTTTCTTTTGAATTTATACAAACTGATGTGCTCAAAACTTTCCTGCGCCCGGCTTCCTGCTTTTTGCCGCTCATACCAGATATCGTGCCTGCGGCACCCTCGGAACACACCATTTATTGACTAATCTGTAAATAAATGGCTTATCCTTATTATATCATAGCGGCAGGCGAACACAAGGCGTTTGAATGGGGAGAATTTGTAAAAAGCTGTACTATTCTGACAAATGAGGCGAAATTTTTCGGAGAGCGGCAAAAAAACAAAAAAGCCGCGCGCGGTTTGTGCGCCATAGGGCGAAGCCATGCGGAGAAGAGAAAATCAGGGCAATAAAAAGCGGAAGCCTTTGCGGCTTCCGGCGAATTTTTCAGGAATGTTTCTTTTTATAGCAGATTTGAACGCCCGCATAGAGCAGCAGCGCGGGAATGGCCGCCAGCGCCAGCAGCACGAGCAGACTGCGCAAAAACGAGGAAGGCGCCGGCAAAGCGCCGGAAAGGGACTTGACGGGGATGCTCAGATCGTTTTCCATGGGGCTCAAATATTCCAGGATGCGCCCCAGAAGGATGCGGTTGCCCGAAACGGCCAGGCCGCGGTTGCTGACCAGCGAAGTGCCCGTGAGCAGGACCACCCGGGACTGCCCGCTCTCGGAGACTGCCCCCACCAGGAAGCTGCCCGCGCGATCCTGCTCGGAGCGGCGCAGATTGCTCAGCCCGGAGGCCAGCTTCTTCTCATAGCAGGAGGCATCCGTGCGCAAAAGCTCTGAAACCTGGGCATTTCCGGCATCCGGGAGCAGCTCGATAGAGGACATCTCGCTTAGCACCACGGATTGCCGCCCGGCCTCCAGCTGGCTTGTCAGCGCGTGGGGTAGCGCCTGCACAGACATGGAAGTCGCCCGCAGGTTGATCTTGGCAGGGTCTGCGCCCACAACCAGCGTCTTGTTCACCAGCATCCCATACTGCGCCAGCAGGCTTTCAAACCGCGGCAGAGGGTCGATATAGATCTGCATGACGCCCTGATCCGGGTTGAAGGAGGCGTTTTCCATCAAAAAGAGCATGCGCCCGCCCAGAGAAAGGAACTCCCGCAGGGCGATGTATTCGCTTTCGGTGAGATCCGTCTTGGGGGCGGCGATGAGCAGAATATCCGTCAGAGGGTTGGGCGTGTAGCTGGAGAGATCGCAGGTGAGCACGCCGAAATTCCTGGCCTCCAGCAGAGCGGAAAAGCTGGAGAGATCTGCGATCTTGGCCTCGTTGTGCCCGGTAAGCGCGCAGATCTGCAAAAACGCCCCGCGGTCGATGCTCAGGATGGCGGATGTGATCTTGGCCTCCGCCTTGAGGGCGACGGGGTTCAGGTTGGCATCCGTGCGGTAGAGCTCGTCGTCCCGAATGAAGCGGAACATAGAGCCGTCCTCCGAGGCCACCACAACCCCGGCGGCATCCCGGCTGAGGGAGAACTCCCGGGCTACGGCATCTGCCGATAGCTCCCGCAGGTGCACTTTGGAGGATTTGGCGGCATACTTTCTGAGCAGCTGCAACAAAATCACATCGCCATTGCCCGGGGAATAGACGGGGTAGAGATAGATCTCATGCTCCAGCTCTGCCAGCACGCCCAGGCTGTCCTCCGAGAGCGTGTAAATCTTGCCGGCGCTGAGATCCGCGCTGAAGGCGAGCTGGTCTTCCAGCATGGGCAGCCCCAGGTTGAGCAGCAGAATCAGCACGAAAACCGCCAGCAGCACGATGCTGGAAATGGGGCGCAGGCGGCGGCCAAACAGCCGGCGAAGGGAATTGCGCGCTTCGTTCATCTGGCCCTCCTTTCCAAATCCAGGGATTTGGCGCAGAGCAGAATGCAGACTGCCGCAAAGGAGAGCAGGTAGAGCGCTGTGGAATAGCGCAAAATGCCGTAGGAGAAAATTTCCGGGGCATCGAAGAGCGCGATGGCCGAGAGCAGCGCCCTAAGGGCAGAACTGCCCAGGTTGGGCAGGATGTTTCCCGCCATCCAAAAGACGATGAGGATGCCCAGCGTCCCGAAATAGGCCCCGATGGGCCCGCCGCTCATGGAGGAGACGAAGATGCCCAGCGCCGCCACCGCCAGCCCAAAGAGCAGGCAGCCCAGCAGAACCAGAAACAGCTCGCCAAAGGAGAGATAGCCCATGCAGGCGATGATAAACGGCAGGATCGCGGCAGGAACCAGCGAAAGGGCGAAAAATGCCGCGCAGGCCAGAAATTTGCCGAACGCCAGGCTGAGCGGGCCAATGGGCGCCGTGAGCACCAGGTGGTCGGTATGCAAAATGCGCTCGCCGGCAAAACTGCGCATGGTGATGAGCGGCAAAAGCAGGGCCGCCGCGGCGCACATGCCGCTTAAGAGCGTGCTGGCCGCGCTGCCGTCTGCCCCGGCCAGGAAAAACTGCCGGCAGGCATAGTAGCCGCAGAAAAGCGAAAAGAGCGCCAGGTAGACGAAGGTCTGCATACTGCGGAAATAGGAGCGGAAGTCCTTTTTGAAGATGGCGATCATAGGCTCCCTCCTCCGCTGCCCGTCAGCTGAAGGAAAACATCCTCTAAAGAGACGCTGATGGGGCGCATTTCCAAAATGGGCAGCTGCGCCTTGGCGGCAAGCGCCCAGATATCCCGGCGCAGGTCCGTCCCCCGGCGCACTTCCAGCAGAATATCCACCGTCCCCGGCTCGAACGTCCGCTGAAAATTCACGTCCAAGATGCCCGGGAGCAGGCCAAAGAGCGCCTGCAAATCCGCAGGCGAGCCGGCCATGCGCAGCTTGAGGCGGTTGTTGCCGCCCGTCGTCGCGGCCAGATCCGAGAGCGAGCTGTCCGAGACGACTCTGCCCTTGTTCAAAATGATGATATGCCGGCAAAGCTCTGTGATCTCGGTAATCGAATCCGTCAGCAAAAGCAGGGTATAGCTGCCCCGCAGTTTTGCCAGCAGGGCGCGGACTTGCTCGGCATCCTCCGTGCGCAGGGCGAACGTCGGCTGGCTGAGCAGCAGCAGCGAGGGGCCAAAGACGATGGCCCCGGCAATGCCCGCCCGCCTGGCATCCAGCGCCGAGAGATCCCGGATGAGCGCATCCCTCCGGCTGGCCAGGCCGCAGAGCTCCATGGCCTGCTCTATGCGCGCGCGGCGGCTTTTGCCCGGAATTTTATACAGTGAGCAGATGAATTCCAGATATTCAAAGACGCTCATATCCCCATAGAGCGGGTTGCCCCGGGGCAGATAGCCCACCAGAGCGCGCGCCTTTTCGGCGGATTTGCCCATATCCAGCCCGCCGATGCAGATCTGCCCGGGGCGGCATTCATAAAGCCCCGAGAGCAGGCCGCAGAGCGCAGGGCCCGCAGGGCCGGCCGCGGAAAAAATGCCTGCGCTCTCCTTCTCTTGAATATGGAAAGAAACGTTTTGCAGTGCCAAAACGTTTCCATAACGCTTGCTTAGGTTGGATACTGTCAGCAAAAACGCTCCCTCCTTTTCTTCGTATCTAAATTATAGCAAAAGCCCCGATCCTGCGGTGTTAATAATTTATGAACAAAGGTGTAATTTTCCCGGGGCTTTTGAAATATAGATAGGGTAGCAGCTAGCGAAAGGGAACGGAGGTAATCAAATGAGCATTTCCAAACGGGAAATTATGGCTGAAAACAGCAGGTGGATCTGCGCCTCACAGGCGATGGTGGAGGGCGTGCTCAAGCTTCCCGACTCCATGGAGGAGATTTCGGGAGTGCTGGATATCGCAGGCGTGGGCGAGGTTACGGATGCCTCGGCCGGGGAAAACAGCATTTTTATCGAGGGCAACGCGGTCTTCTGCGTGCTGTATCTGAATAAAAAAGGCGAGTTCGAGAGCTTTAACGCGACTTGCCGCTTCAACCACACCATAGAGTGCGGCGGCGTCCGGCCGGATATGAAGGTGGCGGCGGGGGCGAAGCTGGGGGAAATCTCCTTCAGCGTGCTGGATGGCAGCTCGGTCTCCGTCCGGGCGGATATCTGCATCGATGCCTTCGCCCTGTGCAACCAGAATTTCGAGATCCTGGATCCCGAACTGGCCGACGGCAATATCCATCTCAAATGCGGCCAGGGGGAGGCTTCTTTTGTCGAGTGCGTCAAGATGATCAAGAGCTATGTCAAAAGCGAGCTGCGCGTCCCCCAGAGTATGCCGGAGGTGCGCAAGGTGCTGGCCGAGCGGGGCTATGCGGCGGTGCGGGGCGTGGTAACCGAGCCGGGCAAGGCCATCATCGAGGGCGAGCTTCGGGTGTTCGTGGTCTACGAGAGCACGGATAAGAACGCGCCGCTTCAGTATTTCCAGGAAACCATCCCCTTTGGGGAGATCGTCAACCACGAAAACATCGGCGCAGACAGCTCGGTAACCGTGCACGCATCCCTGGAGCGCCTGGCCATAGATACCGCGCCGGAGAATCCCGATCTGCTGGAGATCTCTGCCGTGGTCAATCTGTGCGTCATGAGCCGGGGCATGCGCCAGCTCTCCTATATCGCGGATCTCTACGACGAGAAGAGTGAGATGGATGCGCAGTCCTGCGAGATTGGCGCCTGCAAGGCCGCCATGCGGGAAGGCCAGAAGAAAATCGTGCGGCTGGAGGCGCAGATTCCCGAAAACGCGCCCGAAGTCTCCCGGGTGCTGTTTACGGCGGCGGTGCCCAAGACGGTCTGCATCCATCCCCAGCGGGATCGTGCGTCCATCGACGGCAAGCTGGCCGTCAACATCTGCTATACCACGGCGGATGCCGGCATCAAGAGCGCGGCGCTTGTGCTCCCCTTTGAGACCGAGATCTCCCTGCCCGGCGTAACGCCGGACTGCGAGCTTCAGGTCTATGCCAATGTGGAATACGCCACGGCGGAGGGCTCCGGCCGGGAGCTCAGCCTCAAATGCTGCCTGGATCTCTGCATCTGGCAGATGCAAAGCGAGCGGATGCGCGCGGTTTGCGAGGTATCCAGCCAGCCGCTGGAGCAGCCTTGCCGGAGCGGCGCAGTCGTCTATTATGCAGACGGCGGCGAGACGCTTTGGGATATCGCCAAGCGCTTCAAGGTCAGCAGCGATATGCTGGGCAGCGGCGAGCCGGATGCGGCAATCCCCAAAGGCCAGCGGCTCATCTTCATCCGCAAATAGAAAAAGCGGCGCGAAAGCGCCGCTTTTTTTATGCCGCGAAGGCATTTTCCCATGATACCCTATAGGCTTTTGGAGAAACTCTGCCTATGCGGATATCCGCCAAATCAAAAAGACTCGCTTTTGAGCGAGTCTTTTTTCAGCTGTGCTGTTCGATGAGTTCCTTCAAAATGGACGCATGCACCTGCTCATCCAGGATGATGCGCATGAGGTTTTCCACGACGTTCTCATCCGCGATCTCCTCTGCCTGGTCCTGATATTTCTGAATGGTCAGCTGTTCGCATTTCAGAGAGTTTTGAAGCATGGGTAGCAGCTCCTGGGGATAGTCGTTATACCCGGGCGACCAGTAGAGCATCCGCCCGGCGCGGCGCTGCCAAAGCCGGGGATCCGCGCCCATCTGGCGGGCGAGCGTCCCGAAAATTTCCAGATGGTGCATCTCGACGACGGCCATTTTGGAAAAAATATCGGCGATCTTCTGCTGTTCGTGCGAAAGCAGGCGGTTATAGAAATAGAGGCTGACCGCGCACATCTCGGAAACAGAGCCGCTCATATTGCTCAGCATGGCCTGGGCATAGGCAGGGCTTTTGATTTGCGCCGCGACGGGCGGATAGGGGAGCGGGGATTGACATAGAATCTGATCCAAAAAAGAGTGTCCTCCTTCATAGCTTGTTATTTATCCATATGAAGAAGAAAAGGCAAAAATACGCCCGGCGTATGGCCGATCGGATGCCTAGCGCTCCAGCGCCTGCGCGGTTTTGGCCAGCCAGTCGGCAATTTTGATTTTCTGCGGGCAGTTTCGCTCACAGACGCGGCAGCCGATGCAGTCCGAGGCTTTGCCGTGAGAGGCGGCAAGGGAGGCATAGACCGGGGTCATTTTCCATCCCTCATCCGGGCGGCGGCTGTATTCGTTATAGATGCCAAAATAATCCGGAATGGCAATGTTTTTGGGGCAGTGCGCCGTGCAGTAGCGGCAGGCCGTGCAGGGGATGGTGATGCTTTGATTGAGAATCCGGCAGACCTGCTCCAAAACCGCGTATTCCTGCGGCGTAAGCGGGGAAAAATCTGCCAGGTTATCCAGCATCTGCTCCATGGTGTTCATGCCGCTTAAAACGATGCTGACCCGCTCCGGCATCTGGGCGAAGCGCAGAGCCCAGGAGGCGCAGCTGGCGTCCGGGGCGTGCGCCTTCAGGAGCGCCTCCGCCTCCCCGGGCAGGCTGGCCAGCGTCCCGCCTTTGACCGGCTCCATCACCACGACCTCCTTGCCCTGCCGCGCCGCGGCTTCATAGCATTTGCGCGCCTCCATGGCCGGGTTTTCCCAATCCAGATAGTTGATTTGCAGCTGGACAATCTCAGTTTCCGGGTGCGCCGCCAAAATCTCCTCCAGCAGGGCGGCGCCGCCGTGGTAGGAAAAGCCGATTTTGCGCGCTTTGCCCTGGGCTTTGAGTTGCCGCAAAAAGGCGAATTCATCGTGTTTTTGCGCGATGGCGTAATTCTCGGCATTCAGCCAGTGCAGCAGGTAGACGTCGAACCAATCCACGCCGCACCGGGCGCACTGCTCATCAAAATATTTCTGGCAGTCCTCCGGCGTTTTGACATGCCAGGAGGGCAGTTTATCGGCAATTTGAAAGGCTTCTCTCGGATACCGCTCCACAACCGCCCTGCGCAGGGCCGCCTCGCTGGCGCCGTCCAGGTAGGTATAGGCAGTGTCGAAATACGTGCCGCCCCGGGCGAGGAAGGTATCCACCATCTCAAAAAGAAGCGGCCAATCCAGCGCCTGCTCGTTTTGCGCATCCGCCTTGGGCAGGCGCAGAAAGCCAAAACCAAGT from Christensenellaceae bacterium 44-20 carries:
- a CDS encoding ferritin family protein — its product is MDQILCQSPLPYPPVAAQIKSPAYAQAMLSNMSGSVSEMCAVSLYFYNRLLSHEQQKIADIFSKMAVVEMHHLEIFGTLARQMGADPRLWQRRAGRMLYWSPGYNDYPQELLPMLQNSLKCEQLTIQKYQDQAEEIADENVVENLMRIILDEQVHASILKELIEQHS
- the spo0A gene encoding sporulation transcription factor Spo0A; its protein translation is MAEKIRLLIVEDSKSLAESLRTFMSAQPEIEVVGVAENAEVALQLLQEEQPSALITDLVMPEADGFLLLEKLASGQYGKMPETIVLSSLGTEEVISRALELGAKYYMVKPFNMDLVYKRLLDLFHMREVRGSKKVVQSKSLDEKITSIFLTIGIPAHIKGYQFLREAIKIVIRTPEMINSITKELYPAIAAHFETTPSKVERAIRHSIEVAWSRGKIENLNTIFGYNIYGKNDKPTNGEFIALIADRLMLEQIA
- a CDS encoding DUF3794 domain-containing protein; this encodes MSISKREIMAENSRWICASQAMVEGVLKLPDSMEEISGVLDIAGVGEVTDASAGENSIFIEGNAVFCVLYLNKKGEFESFNATCRFNHTIECGGVRPDMKVAAGAKLGEISFSVLDGSSVSVRADICIDAFALCNQNFEILDPELADGNIHLKCGQGEASFVECVKMIKSYVKSELRVPQSMPEVRKVLAERGYAAVRGVVTEPGKAIIEGELRVFVVYESTDKNAPLQYFQETIPFGEIVNHENIGADSSVTVHASLERLAIDTAPENPDLLEISAVVNLCVMSRGMRQLSYIADLYDEKSEMDAQSCEIGACKAAMREGQKKIVRLEAQIPENAPEVSRVLFTAAVPKTVCIHPQRDRASIDGKLAVNICYTTADAGIKSAALVLPFETEISLPGVTPDCELQVYANVEYATAEGSGRELSLKCCLDLCIWQMQSERMRAVCEVSSQPLEQPCRSGAVVYYADGGETLWDIAKRFKVSSDMLGSGEPDAAIPKGQRLIFIRK
- a CDS encoding Gldg family protein yields the protein MNEARNSLRRLFGRRLRPISSIVLLAVFVLILLLNLGLPMLEDQLAFSADLSAGKIYTLSEDSLGVLAELEHEIYLYPVYSPGNGDVILLQLLRKYAAKSSKVHLRELSADAVAREFSLSRDAAGVVVASEDGSMFRFIRDDELYRTDANLNPVALKAEAKITSAILSIDRGAFLQICALTGHNEAKIADLSSFSALLEARNFGVLTCDLSSYTPNPLTDILLIAAPKTDLTESEYIALREFLSLGGRMLFLMENASFNPDQGVMQIYIDPLPRFESLLAQYGMLVNKTLVVGADPAKINLRATSMSVQALPHALTSQLEAGRQSVVLSEMSSIELLPDAGNAQVSELLRTDASCYEKKLASGLSNLRRSEQDRAGSFLVGAVSESGQSRVVLLTGTSLVSNRGLAVSGNRILLGRILEYLSPMENDLSIPVKSLSGALPAPSSFLRSLLVLLALAAIPALLLYAGVQICYKKKHS
- a CDS encoding Veg family protein; translation: MNHQLQAIRHKLLPCQGQTVRLHVRAERNRILDTHGVLEGLYGEVFTVYVQSEDYARRYCYSYHDILTRHVSVIPVNL
- a CDS encoding aldo/keto reductase codes for the protein MNKLGFGFLRLPKADAQNEQALDWPLLFEMVDTFLARGGTYFDTAYTYLDGASEAALRRAVVERYPREAFQIADKLPSWHVKTPEDCQKYFDEQCARCGVDWFDVYLLHWLNAENYAIAQKHDEFAFLRQLKAQGKARKIGFSYHGGAALLEEILAAHPETEIVQLQINYLDWENPAMEARKCYEAAARQGKEVVVMEPVKGGTLASLPGEAEALLKAHAPDASCASWALRFAQMPERVSIVLSGMNTMEQMLDNLADFSPLTPQEYAVLEQVCRILNQSITIPCTACRYCTAHCPKNIAIPDYFGIYNEYSRRPDEGWKMTPVYASLAASHGKASDCIGCRVCERNCPQKIKIADWLAKTAQALER
- a CDS encoding ABC transporter ATP-binding protein, producing the protein MLTVSNLSKRYGNVLALQNVSFHIQEKESAGIFSAAGPAGPALCGLLSGLYECRPGQICIGGLDMGKSAEKARALVGYLPRGNPLYGDMSVFEYLEFICSLYKIPGKSRRARIEQAMELCGLASRRDALIRDLSALDARRAGIAGAIVFGPSLLLLSQPTFALRTEDAEQVRALLAKLRGSYTLLLLTDSITEITELCRHIIILNKGRVVSDSSLSDLAATTGGNNRLKLRMAGSPADLQALFGLLPGILDVNFQRTFEPGTVDILLEVRRGTDLRRDIWALAAKAQLPILEMRPISVSLEDVFLQLTGSGGGSL